The genomic region GGACGGAGTGCGCGTGCTCGTGCTCGCCACCACCGGGCGAACCACCGGACAGCCTCGACGAACGTGCCTGATCTACGGCACGTCGGGCGACGAATTCGTCCTCGTCGCCTCGAAGGGCGGCGCTGACGAGGACCCCGACTGGTTCAAGAACCTTCAGGCCCACCCCAGCGTCGGGGTACAGGCTGGGTCCCGACGATTCACCTGCCGGGCCCGCTCGGCGTCTTCGGTCGAACGAGACACCCTCTGGCCCCAGATGGTGGGCATCTTCCCGCTCTACGAGGAGTACGCCCACCAGACGGACCGCCAGATTCCGGTCGTACTGCTGACGCCTCACGACTGAACCGTCCACCTGGCGCGGCCGCGACCGACCGCCATCAACACCAGCCACCGCCCCACCGCAGAGAGTAGAGCTCATGCCCATCAAGCTGGAGAACGTCGCCATCGCTGTGCGGGACCTCGAAGAGACGATCGCCTTCTTCGCCGACCTCGGGTTGACCGTTCTCGGCCGGGACACGGTCAGCGGCGAGTGGACCGATACCGCCGTCGGCCTCGACGGCAACCACGCCAAGATCGCCATGCTCCAGACGCCGGACGGGAACGGTCACCTCGAGCTCTTCGAGTACATCCACCCCGACGCGATCGAGACGAGCCCCACCCGACCCAACGAGATCGGCATGCACCGCGTCGCGTTCTCGGTGGACGGCCTCGATGAGGCACTCAGGATCGCGGCGAAACACGGCTGCCACCCGTTGCGCGGGGTGGCGACGTACGAGGACGTCTACAAGCTCACCTATCTCCGCGGCCCCAGCGGCATCATCGTGATGCTCGCCGAGAGCCTTGGTAGTCGCTGACCGGTGTCGAGCGCGAGTGTCTCCCTGTCGTTCTCGACGGCTCCGGCGCAGAGCTGCCGGAGGTACCTGAGTTCCGTGTCCCGGAAGTGGATCGCATACAGCTTCGCCGCCAGAGCAAGACCCTCGGGTCAGTTGCGTGTTCCAGCTGACCGACCGAGCCCGGGCGCCGGGGAGTCATCCGTGCGACGCTGGAACTCGAGCGCGGCACCTGCGTGCTCCCGGCTCGAGCAGTCTCGCATCCGCCGCCGATCCCAGGAGAGCCGTCGTGAGCACCCCGGTCCGCCCGCAGGGCCTCGCCCTCCGACCCCCCGAGCACCAGGTGGACCCCCGGTGCCGTCGGTGGTGGGCGGTCCAGATCCTGCTGGGCTTCGGCATCCCCGCCGTGGCGCTGCTCGTTTCCGGCTTGCTCTTCGCGAGTGCTCGGGTGTGGGTCTGGGTGCCCGGCGGGTTGGCGGCTGCGGCAGCGATCGGCGGCTCGCTGCTCGCTGCCGGCCGTGCTGTTCCGGATCCACCGTTGGGAGGTGACGGACGTTGCCGTCTACGCACGAAGCGGCTGGCTGTGGCAGGAATGGCGAGCAGCGCCGCTGTCCCGGGTGCAGACCGTCGACACCGAACGTGGCCCCCTGCAACGGATGTTCGGACTGGTCACCGTCACCGTCACCACCGCATCAGCCAAGGGGCCGGTCCGGATCGAGGCCCTCGACGCAGCCCTGGCCGAAGACATCGCGCATCGACTGACCGCGTTGGCGCAGCAGCAGGCCCCCGCGGATGCCGCGGATGCCACCTGATGAGTCCATCCGTGGAGGGCCCGCTCGCAGCGAAAGAGCTGCTCATTGCGGGCGAACAGCTGGACAGGAGCACCGTCTCGGCGTCGGCTCTCGAGGCCGGCGCTGCCGTTGCTGCCGCCGCTGTGCCGACCGGGATCGGTCTGCGGATCGGCGACATCTCGTGGGGATGGACGCTCACCTGGCTGATCGGCGGAACCGTTCTGCTGGCCGCCGCTGTGGCGGTGATCGAGTGGATCCGGCTGCGCTGCACCAGGTTCCGCATCGGCGACGAGCGGGTCGAGTACGTCGTCAGCCTGCTCGCCACCAAGCGCACTTCGCTGCCCCGCGAACGCATCCGCACGGTGGACATCACCGCGAACCCGGCCCAGCGATGGCTCAGGGTCGCCGACATCCGGCTGGGTACCGGCGATCGGCAGGGTGACATCACGCTGAAGTCCATCGACGCGGCGCGGGCCGAGACGCTGCGTCGGGAGTTGCTCCGGCGAGTTCCCGGCAGCGATGCAGCGGTCCCACCCGACGGTTCGGCACCGGAGGTCGGTGTGCTGGTGCGGTTCCGACTCGGCTGGATCCGGTTCGCGCCCATCAGTTTCTGGACGCCGGTGCTCGGTGCGGGTGCGTTCGGAGTGGTGCTGCAGGTGGCTAACTGGTTCGGTGCCGAGAACGTGGTGTTGCGCTGGATCTCCGATCGGTTCGAGGATGTCCCGCTGCTCGCCGAGATCGGCATCCTGGCCGTCGTCGCGCTGCTGGTCGGCGCCGTGGCCAGCCTGGCCATCTTCACCGAGGCCTGGTGGCAGTACACCCTGGAACGCGAGCCGGACGGTTCGCTCCGGATCCGCCGCGGCCTGTTGATCCGGCGGTCCACCACTTTCGAGGAACGGCGGTTGCGCGGTCTGGTGCTGGTCCGGCCGCTCGGACTGCGGATCGCCGGGGCCGCGCGGTTGGACGTGCTGGCCACCGGGCTGCAGCAGCAGGACGACGACAGCAAGGCCTCCGAGCCGGACACCCTGATGCCCGCAGCTCCGCTGGCTCTGGCCGTCCGGGTGGCACGCGCCGTCCTCGATGACCCGGTGCTCGATCCCGACCGGCCACTGATCGCCCATCCGGCAGCCGCCCGCCGTCGCCGCTGGGTCAGGGCGGCCCTCGCGGTGCTCGCCGCCACCGGCGGATTGCTGCTGCTGGGGGCTCTGCTGACCGAGGTACTGAGCTGGCTGGCCCTGGC from Nakamurella sp. A5-74 harbors:
- a CDS encoding VOC family protein, whose product is MPIKLENVAIAVRDLEETIAFFADLGLTVLGRDTVSGEWTDTAVGLDGNHAKIAMLQTPDGNGHLELFEYIHPDAIETSPTRPNEIGMHRVAFSVDGLDEALRIAAKHGCHPLRGVATYEDVYKLTYLRGPSGIIVMLAESLGSR
- a CDS encoding PH domain-containing protein, which codes for MSPSVEGPLAAKELLIAGEQLDRSTVSASALEAGAAVAAAAVPTGIGLRIGDISWGWTLTWLIGGTVLLAAAVAVIEWIRLRCTRFRIGDERVEYVVSLLATKRTSLPRERIRTVDITANPAQRWLRVADIRLGTGDRQGDITLKSIDAARAETLRRELLRRVPGSDAAVPPDGSAPEVGVLVRFRLGWIRFAPISFWTPVLGAGAFGVVLQVANWFGAENVVLRWISDRFEDVPLLAEIGILAVVALLVGAVASLAIFTEAWWQYTLEREPDGSLRIRRGLLIRRSTTFEERRLRGLVLVRPLGLRIAGAARLDVLATGLQQQDDDSKASEPDTLMPAAPLALAVRVARAVLDDPVLDPDRPLIAHPAAARRRRWVRAALAVLAATGGLLLLGALLTEVLSWLALALLLPSAAFAAWSAADNYAGLGHHATEGYVLLRSGSVARRTVALSRAGLLGWNLRQSPLQRRAGLVTLIATTASGDGALRLPDLGTRQAIELLADTAPEWSRLTPKSRSLE
- a CDS encoding nitroreductase family deazaflavin-dependent oxidoreductase, with amino-acid sequence MAVAADLDRATDSQWDWVAEQTRTYLTSGGAQGHESDGVRVLVLATTGRTTGQPRRTCLIYGTSGDEFVLVASKGGADEDPDWFKNLQAHPSVGVQAGSRRFTCRARSASSVERDTLWPQMVGIFPLYEEYAHQTDRQIPVVLLTPHD